One genomic window of Streptomyces sp. NBC_01276 includes the following:
- a CDS encoding proline dehydrogenase family protein, with protein sequence MLGPVILAASRSDKMRRIVSAAPVTKPVVNRFIPGETVDQVIPIVEDLTRRGLEITLDVVGEDITAVEQSHAARDAYLELIERLGALGLGETVEMSVKLSMFGQALEGGHELALANVRPVVEAAAAIGTTVTLDAEDHTTLDSMFAIHEELRRDFPQTGCVIQAYLFRTEADARRLAAAGSRVRIVKGAYKEPAEVAYQDKAEIDKAYVRIMKILMEGDGYPMIGSHDPRLIAIGQELARQAGRKLDEYEFQMLYGIRSEEHLRLAAEGHRMRVYTAYGTDWYGYFMRRLAEKPANLLFFLRSMITKN encoded by the coding sequence GTGCTGGGTCCCGTGATCCTCGCCGCTTCGCGCAGCGACAAGATGCGTCGAATCGTCTCCGCCGCCCCCGTGACCAAGCCCGTGGTGAACCGCTTCATCCCGGGTGAGACGGTCGACCAGGTCATCCCGATCGTGGAGGACCTCACGCGGCGCGGCCTGGAGATCACGCTCGACGTCGTCGGCGAGGACATCACCGCCGTGGAGCAGTCCCACGCGGCCCGCGACGCCTACCTGGAGCTCATCGAGCGCCTCGGCGCGCTGGGCCTGGGCGAGACGGTCGAGATGTCCGTCAAGCTGTCCATGTTCGGCCAGGCGCTGGAGGGCGGCCACGAGCTGGCCCTCGCCAACGTCCGCCCGGTCGTCGAGGCCGCCGCGGCCATCGGCACCACCGTGACCCTGGACGCCGAGGACCACACCACCCTCGACTCCATGTTCGCCATCCACGAGGAGCTGCGCCGGGACTTCCCGCAGACCGGCTGCGTGATCCAGGCCTACCTCTTCCGCACCGAGGCCGACGCCCGCCGCCTGGCCGCCGCCGGCAGCCGCGTCCGCATCGTGAAGGGCGCCTACAAGGAGCCGGCCGAGGTCGCGTACCAGGACAAGGCCGAGATCGACAAGGCGTACGTCCGGATCATGAAGATCCTGATGGAGGGCGACGGCTACCCGATGATCGGGTCCCACGACCCGCGTCTCATCGCCATCGGCCAGGAGCTGGCCCGCCAGGCAGGGCGCAAGCTGGATGAGTACGAGTTCCAGATGCTGTACGGCATCCGCAGCGAGGAGCACCTGCGGCTGGCCGCCGAGGGCCACCGGATGCGCGTCTACACGGCCTACGGCACCGACTGGTACGGCTACTTCATGCGCCGCCTCGCGGAGAAGCCGGCCAACCTGCTGTTCTTCCTCCGCTCGATGATCACCAAGAACTAG